In Takifugu flavidus isolate HTHZ2018 chromosome 13, ASM371156v2, whole genome shotgun sequence, the following are encoded in one genomic region:
- the LOC130536388 gene encoding cyclic nucleotide-gated cation channel beta-3-like yields the protein MFNWVVKVVPQPPGADEDKNPAADPSKSKVTSPPPSNSEDCQSPTGVLGWLPNGFVNALPQPSGSPRPSGDTRPGEDGDSPGVVQWVTQGLTKVLPQPDDKYKETKETQEEHTEVYELATMPDYDPLPHIPVVEMVSEDETSEVESLTHFPPKVVNWIKQMVPQPVLLPPGAVITEPSNKTSARSSLDKIMSPPPESLSGISLDTDSKVSGVVSWFVSGLGLKLPQPPTHEENEGGNETLQKAAPLSKLKPDMVLEDVESDNECQPKAAASLMMPPLEKSNAQQEIKEQMRSSSQQQQSCAASSKQAPSENVSKTSQEDAETQTGRWTPFIQSIKKEAEDEALATMEERLLQERLDMVRLAEEVARQTAESTVRQMTTGSQSIKFSLGSQELLQDSEPEIPALQEEEGELNQRDVAEELQNFAEEQQNIDVIQEPTAQPDLELKEDAEPPQTSPSPPPGPESAQPSEPEPQPEPEPHPDTQPDTQPAEPVTQQPQKTEDGHSPQADKAPSKEEEDAGEDCGESSSLSLRPSVNVEDVDSEHERGGGEGLGSVPKILTQDPKLTTLTVPVNPSGSRQSKADKEGRTQRTIWTKIRRLHSQSEDDDYELTAPIRAWTSQSSLHSNEDTLKDRPASSASQTSAVINERLQELVRMFKDRTEKAKEKLIDPDTSDDDSVVPSPPQGSAPEPGAESAPSGGGGGGGGMESATEEGPPSSRKAKAFRWIRGCLHYRFPASIDPFTNLMYVLWMMLVCLAWNWNVWFIPVRWAFPYQTPDNIYYWLLTDYLCDFIYIMDITVFQPRLQFVRGGDIVCDQKEMRKNYMQTKRFKLDVASLVPLELFYFKTGINPLLRLPRLLKINSFFEFNERLEAILTKAYIYRVIRTTTYLLYCLHCNACLYYWGSAFNGLGSTQWVYNGEGNSYIRCYYFAVKSLITIGGLPDPTTLFEIVFQLINYFVGVFAFSIMMGQMRDVVGAATAGQTYYRTCMDNTIKYMSSYRIPKDVQNRVKTWYNYTWQSQGMLDEQELLTQLPDKMRLDIAIDVNYSIVSKVPLFQDCERQMIFDMLKSLRSVVYLPGDYVCRKDEVGREMYIIKAGEVQVVGGPDGKTVFVTLRAGSVFGEISLLAVGGGNRRTANVIAHGFANLFILDKKDLNEILVHYPESKKLLRKKARKMLNKGKKPQPKEESKSRPQAPAAAVKPETPRLLRAALEVSERSSGLKGALAKVKQKTNKLSISSQPSFSFSLPPPSPTSSCGPDSDAETPTPTFASSTSFRSASGCHDDDTQAPLSASR from the exons ATGTTTAACTGGGTGGTGAAAGTGGTTCCACAACCCCCTGGGGCAGATGAGGATAAGAATCCTGCTGCT GACCCCTCCAAAAGCAAAG TGACAAGTCCACCCCCGAGCAACTCGGAGGACTG TCAGTCCCCCACCGGGGTTTTAGGATGGCTGCCCAACGGGTTTGTTAATGCTCTGCCCCAACCGTCGGGTTCCCCCCGACCCAGCGGCGACACCAGG ccaggagaggatggagacag CCCCGGGGTCGTGCAGTGGGTCACTCAGGGTCTGACCAAGGTGCTGCCTCAACCCGATGACAAGTACAAAGAGACCAAAGAAACCCAAGAAGAACACACAGAG GTGTATGAATTAGCAACAATGCCAG ACTACGATCCCCTGCCGCACATCCCGGTGGTGGAGATGGTGTCGGAGGACGAGACGTCCGAGGTGGAGAGCCTGACCCATTTCCCGCCCAA GGTCGTCAACTGGATCAAGCAGATGGTCCCTCAGCCCGttctactgccccctggtgcCGTAATTACAGAACCATCAAACAAGACATCAGCGCGTTCCTCTCTGGACAAAA TTATGTCCCCCCCACCTGAATCTCTCAGTGGAATCTCGTTGGACACCGACAGCAAGGTCTCAGG TGTTGTCAGCTGGTTTGTGTCAGGACTGGGTCTGAAACTGCCTCAGCCTCCGACCCACGAAGAAAATGAG GGTGGAAATGAAACTCTACAGAAGG CTGCACCTTTATCCAAACTTAAGCCTGACATGGTCCTGGAGGACGTGGAGTCGGACAACGAGTGCCAACCAAAGGCTGCAGCGTCCCTGATGATGCCGCCGTTGGAGAAGTCCAACGCACAGCAGGAAATCAAAGAGCAGATGAGGTCCAgttcgcagcagcagcagagctgtgctGCCAGCTCCAAGCAGGCGCCCTCGGAGAACGTGTCCAAAACGTCTCAAGAAGACGCCGAGACCCAGACGGGCCGCTGGACACCCTTTATTCAGAGCATCAAGAAGGAGGCGGAAGACGAGGCTCTGGCCACCATGGAGGAGCG GCTGCTGCAGGAACGGCTGGACATGGTGCGCCTGGCTGAGGAGGTGGCCCGACAGACGGCCGAGTCCACCGTCAGACAGATGACCACGGGGAGCCAGTCCATCAAGTTCTCTCTGGGAAGCCAAGAACTGCTGCAGGACTCGGAACCTGA GATACCTGCTCTACAAGAAGAGGAGGGCGAGCTGAACCAGAGAGATGTCGCAGA GGAGCTGCAGAACTttgctgaggagcagcagaacataGACGTGATCCAAGAACCTACCGCCCAACCTG ACCTCGAGCTGAAGGAGGACGCAGAGCCGCCGCAGACCTCACCGTCTCCACCTCCAGGTCCTGAATCAGCGCAGCCCTCTGAACCAGAGCCtcagccagaaccagaaccccaCCCAGATACTCAGCCAGATACTCAGCCAGCAGAACCCGTAACCCAGCAGCCACAGAAGACAGAGGACGGCCACAGCCCCCAGGCTGACAAAGCTCCAAGCAAA gaggaggaggatgctgggGAGGACTGTGGAG AGAGCTCGAGCCTCAGCCTCCGTCCTTCGGTCAACGTTGAAGACGTCGACTCAGAGCACGAGAGAGGCGGAGGGGAGGGACTCGGCAGCGTCCCCAAAATCCTCACTCAGGACCCCAAGCTTACGACCCTGACTGTACCCGTGAACCCCTCTGGAAGTCGTCAAAG CAAAGCAGACAAAGA GGGAAGAACTCAGCGGACCATCTGGACAAAGAT CAGGAGGCTACACTCCCAAAGTGAAGACGATGACTATGAGCTAACTGCCCCAATCCGAGCCTGGACGAGCCAGTCCAGCCTCCACAGCAACGAGGACAC GCTTAAAGATCGTCCAGCTTCCTCGGCCAGTCAGACCAGTGCTGTGATCAATGAGCGTCTTCAAGAGCTGGTCCGGATGTTCAAAGACAGAACCGAGAAGGCCAAAGAGAAGCTGATCGACCCCGACACCTCCGACGATGACAGCGTCGTCCCAT CTCCTCCCCAGGGTTCAGCTCCTGAACCCGGTGCTGAGAGTGCcccatcaggaggaggaggaggaggaggagggatggagagcgCCACAGAGGAGGGGCCGCCCAGCAGCCGTAAGGCGAAAGCCTTTCGGTGGATTCGGGGCTGTCTGCACTACCGCTTCCCGGCCAGCATCGACCCTTTCACCA ACCTGATGTACGTGCTGTGGATGATGCTGGTGTGCCTGGCGTGGAACTGGAACGTGTGGTTCATCCCAGTCCGCTGGGCCTTCCCCTACCAGACCCCAGACAACATTTACTACTGGCTGCTGACCGACTACCTGTGTGACTTCATTTACATCATGGACATCACCGTCTTCCAGCCTCGGCTGCAGTTTGTCCGCGGAGGGGACATCGTG tgtgatcaaaaagaaatgagaaagaaCTACATGCAGACAAAACGCTTTAAA CTCGACGTTGCCAGCCTCGTTCCTCTGGAGCTCTTCTATTTTAAAACTGGCATCAATCCTCTGCTGCGCCTGCCCCGGCTGCTGAAG ATCAACTCTTTCTTCGAGTTCAACGAGCGTCTGGAGGCCATTTTGACCAAAGCGTACATCTACAG GGTGATCCGAACCACCACGTATCTCCTTTACTGTCTCCACTGCAACGCCTGTTTGTACTACTGGGGCTCTGCGTTTAACGGGCTGGGATCGACCCAGTGGGTGTACAACGGTGAAGGCAACAG CTACATCCGCTGTTACTACTTTGCGGTGAAGAGCTTGATCACCATCGGCGGGCTGCCGGACCCCACCACCCTGTTTGAGATTGTTTTCCAACTCATCAACTACTTTGTTGGCGTTTTCGCCTTCTCCATCATGATGGGGCAG ATGCGCGACGTGGTCGGTGCCGCCACAGCGGGCCAGACGTACTACCGCACGTGTATGGACAACACTATTAAATACATGTCCTCCTATCGCATCCCCAAAGACGTCCAGAACCGAGTCAAAACCTGGTACAACTACACCTGGCAATCGCAAGGCATGCTGG AcgagcaggagctgctgacacagTTGCCCGATAAGATGCGTCTGGACATTGCTATAGATGTCAACTACTCCATCGTCAGCAAGGTTCCTCTTTTCCAG GATTGTGAGAGGCAGATGATCTTTGACATGCTGAAGAGCCTGCGCTCTGTGGTTTACCTGCCCGGGGATTACGTCTGCAGGAAG gATGAAGTCGGTCGGGAGATGTACATCATAAAAGCTGGGGAGGTGCAGGTGGTCGGAGGACCGGATGGAAAGACGGTGTTCGTCACGCTGAGGGCAGGATCGGTCTTTGGAGAGATCAG TTTGCTGGCAGTGGGTGGGGGGAACCGCCGCACAGCGAATGTAATCGCTCATGGCTTTGCTAATCTCTTCATCCTGGACAAAAAAGACCTGAACGAGATCCTGGTCCACTACCCCGAGTCCAAGAAACTTCTCCGCAAGAAGGCCAG GAAGATGCTTAATAAAGGAAAGAAACCTCAGCCCAAAGAAGAGAGTAAGAGCCGCCCTCAGGCCCCAGCCGCTGCCGTTAAGCCAGAGACCCCCAGGCTGCTGAGAGCAGCCCTGGAGGTGTCGGAGAGGTCGTCCGGGCTGAAAGGAGCTCTGGCTAAAGTCAAACAGAAGACCAACAAGCTCAGCATCTCGTCACAG ccctccttctccttttccctgCCTCCCCCGTCTCCCACCTCCAGCTGCGGGCCAGACAGCGACGCCGAGACGCCGACGCCCACGTTTGCCAGCTCCACATCCTTTCGCTCGGCTTCCGGTTGCCACGATGACGACACTCAGGCCCCGCTTTCTGCTTCACGGTGA